GGAGGACTTCGCACACTGCAACGGCAGGTTTCCTGCTCGATGCATGTGCGAGTGTTGGGGCCTAAGACATGGTGATAGCAGCGCATGTCGTGACGTTTTTTTCTCTGAATCCGTAGGACTGGAAGTTAATGCAAGGATTGTTGAACTTTTAAGTAGAGGCACTGCGGTAGCTCGATATGAAGCCTGCATGAGCGCTTTTTGCTGTATTCGAGAAAACGTCGGCAGCCTACTGTGCATCTGTGCTTGTGTGTATGACACGTGGAGGCTTGAATGCACAAACCACGGTCTGGTTGAAAAGTTTTGAGATGACCCTGTGCTGAGTCCTGAAGTGCGTGCTGTTGTAGTTTGTTACACCTGTTACAACTGCATCATATTCTCCTCTGGTCCTTAAGATGGTGTGCTAACCCCTTTAGTAACTCCTTGATGCCTTACTAAATTGAAGTTGACTCTAAATGTGGGACTCGTTGTTGATCTCTTCCCTATTTCTGTTACCGTGTTAGGAAACATTTGTGCGACATCTACAACTAACATCTCTTAATTAATGACATTAGTTTTTATAAGGGCCTAGCTGAACATTCATTACTCTTTCAGTGTTAATGAATTACTAATTTGAGTGCTAATAAAGCACAAAAAGTTGTAGTTGCTCGCTCTTGTACTTTCAAACTAATCTCTGTAAGGGCCTGAACATAGAAGTCACATCTTTGGAGTTTGTGTAAACTATCTTTAGCAATTGTAATTGAATGAAGACAAACActggcttggggggggggggggggggggagggcaagcTGCCACATTCTACATTGTGGATAGTCTGACCTGCCGCAGTTTCAAAACTTTTCAACCACGCCCGCCTGCTAGACAAAATTATGTGCATACAGGAATGCTCAGTTCAGGTTCCCCCCCCTAGGGAATTCTAGGAATATACAAGCTGCTGAACTGGGGACCTTTCGTTTCACCTATTTTTATAACCATTGGAATTTGGAAATTACAAGGGAAATGACCAAACATAATTCTGGATATTTTTTTTGTGATAACAGTACCAATATTGTTCCTGACAGCCATCTTCTAACAACACTGAGAGATAAAAACTGCATCCTGCGATTCCTTTTTTTGCCCTGTGCACATTTACTTTTGTCACAGCAGTAGCTTATTTCCTTGCTCTTGTCTGTTAAAAAACTGTTGAGTTGTACAGGATGCTTGGCTGTGTTGGGATGTAGCAGATTAaactttgttaaaaaaaaaagaaacagtgaagTCATTTCTGGCTAGGTGTAACTTTACATTAAAAAAAGTGGAGAGAATAACCTTCCAAGAGCAAACAGCAGCCAACacttttctcttttatttttagCTTACCAAGTGTGAAGGACACAACCATAACCATTTCTCCTTCCTTTCACCCACTCTTTCTGTTTTACTGAAAACAATTCCGTTGTGACTAGTTGTAAGGCTTCTTTTCCTAGTTTCAGTGCTGtggaataaacaataaaaaaaaatataacttCTTGGTTACCTTGGTTCTTGTCCTAACATCAGTACAGGTAGTAATGGTGTGCTGTTCTAAGGCCTTCAAGTTTAACCAATTAAATGCCACCTGCACCCTTAATTTTCATGCTGTCAAATAagcaataaaaataagaaaaccaataTTTGGTGACTTGGGTTTCTGTCTTACTGTAAGAGAAGATAGTATTCGCAAGCTATTCTATGACCTTCAAATGTAACCCTTTAAAGGCTTACCACATTCTTAATTTCTTTGCTGTGCAATAAACAATAAAAGCAAAGATGAAAAAAGATGTAACAGTATTTGGTGACCTGTGTTCCTGTCATAAAATGAGAGCAGATGGTTTCTGTGAGCTCTGTGGGGGCCTTTAAGCTTTACCCTTTAAAAGCTTACAGCATCCTTCATTTCTTTGCTGTGTAACAAAGAataaaaggaaagaaataaaaaaaaatgagatagTATTTGGTGACCTGGGTTCCTGTCATAACATGAGAGCAGATGGTTTTGATAAGCAGCGTTCGGGCCTTCAAGTTTAATCCTTCAAAGGCACACAGCATCCTTAATTTCTTTGCTGTGGgtaaagaataaaagaaagaaagcaaaaaagatgAAATAGTATTTGGTGACCTGGGTTCCTGTCATAACATGAGAGCAGATGGTTTCTGTGAGCTGCATTCGGGCCTTCATGTTTAACTTTTTAAAGGCTTACAGAATTCCTAATTCTTATGCTGTATATTAagcaaaaaggaaagaaaagaagtaCTATTTGGTAACGAGGGTTCCTGTCACGATATAAGAGTATATGGCCCATTGTCGTCCTATGCCTCTTTAATTTGTATGCTGTGAatcaaacaatgaaaaaaaaaaagattttataGCATGGGTTGTTTTATGATTAGTGTAGATGGTATTGACAAGTTGTTTTAGGGTATTCAGGTTTAACTCTTTCACCTTCAAGTGTGAAGCTGGCcagccttattttttttcttttttttgtccatTTTTCCCTTTCTATTTCAATTTTCTTCCCCTTTTTATTGCTCGCTTGCTCctcctttttcaatttttatatgTGATCTTTTCTGCGTTACACCAAGCCACAACAGCATACGAAAGCCCTGGCTCCTGTAGTGCGCTGCACTGAATATCATCATCAAGGCActcaaagaagaaaaggaagaagacctCTTTGGCACGAGCGCACGCTGAATATGCCCTACAGATGTCTATGCTACATGTCGTTTCACCTGCATTTCACCAAGCCAcgatgacagcatacgacaggCCTGGCCCCTCAAGAGCTCCGCACTTTAAATAATTCACTAACCTGGGTTCTTTTCCAGACGAAGAAGCAGATGGTTGATTCTTAGGGCCTTAATGTGTTAAAGGCCCATTGCAACGATAACGCACTTTTACAAATTAATTGTAATTGTATGGAGCATATACCACAAAAGCAAGTTCAGCAATTCTGCAGGAATGTTCATGGCTCTCACTTCGAAGGTCATGCCTTTGCCATACATCACTACTGTAAAGTGATAACGGCAATGTTTTATCAGCTCTggttaaaaaaaacaactttcaTGTGTCGAACTTGTATAGAGACACCTCTTATCCACATTTTCCTAAACTACATGTTTAATGTGTAGTTTGCCCGACAaaaagaacatttatggctggTTTACTTTTTACATGACAAAGGTCACACGACAATTCATTGAGTGTCACTATTTTCGTCTCATTTTTTAGTTGGTCATACCGGTGCAGGAAGCCAACTAATATTTTGAAGGATGCAGACCCGAGTTGCAATGTGCTTCAGTGTTGATTACAAGGCATCTTTGAGGAACAGTGACAGAAAATAAGCTGACAAGTTGCCAAGAATGAAATAGTGTGACTTATACAGAGTGAATAGAAGCACGAAACAGTTCTAGTGCTATCCATTTGCTCTCTCCACTTTACATTGCACTGTGTTATCTTTGACAGTACGACTAGTTTCAGTGCAAGAATAGTATTAGTACTTGCAACTGCTAAGAATTTCTTTGGCCTTAGCTGAAAATCTTAGAGCAGGCTTGGAACTTGCCACAAGAACAAAGAATAGCACACCTACATAGCAAAAATAATTTAATTCAAGAGCAAGCAAGTATGTCAGAACACAAACGATTTACGCACAACAGTCGCCCACCGAGTGTAAAACGCTTAACGTAATAAAAGCTGTGGTGTTTCCAGCAAGTGAGTTTGGTGCGACATGTGACACGCCCACAAGCCAGATGCACTAGAGAAGGTCGGAGGCACCGAGATTTGCAGCGACATATCGAACAGCTTGGCACCACGATCTAATTTCATAAGTAGCGGTCCAAACATAGTGGATATTTACACTATTtacagagactccacaatttcCTAGAAGGCTAGTTTCCACACGATAGACATGTTGCGTATTCACCTTGTTGAGTATACCTGAAAGTGAAAAAGGAAACGTTTTCAAGGACACCACACCAAGCTTGAGCATTACAAAATATTGAGGAGCTATTCCACTTTATGAACATTATTACCAGTGAATTTGGTTTTTGCTTACATCATAAATCAGCTAAATAAATTTATTCGAGGCGGGTGCCGCTTCGGCATGTCATTTTGCACAGCTACAAGTCAGGGTACAGGCACCATTACGACTTATTAATCTACATGTTATTTTGGAATTTCCTAAGTGCCCCTTTATATTACAGATTAAGACCTTTTCACCCAGAACAACTACTTTTCGTGAAACTTAACGCAACGTTTGTAAAATAAAGCGCTCACCTTAGCACAGAACATAGGGTGCAATAAGGTTTCTCGCAGGATGCACACATTCGAGTGCAAGAGTCGCAAGATGGTCTATCACAGAAGGTGCAGCTCGTCTTGGTTGTACAGTTTCGATGGCATGCACCGCACTGCTGAGGTTGTGTGTCCACTAAAACAAAacaagcaagaaataaaaaaactgtaCACAAGCAGCATTAATCCTGTTTACTTCAGGTGACCagtctgcattttccttatgcatACATAATGCTTTGCAGGTACGTTCAAATAGTAATTTCCAAGATAAGATTAAACATTTCATTGATCACATGGAAACCTTGCTCACTTTCATTGTAAGTGGTATACAGGAGCACGTGGTACACAGGAGGAAGTCCCATAGTCAAGAGACTGCATCGGGACCTCCAGTACAAAATAAAATCAGGTAAAAAGCACATCATAGTAGCAAAAGTAGCGAAATCAGTCACTTAAGAAACATAACATTCATATAAAAATAATCTGCTTTTAACATATCGCTGCAAAACAAAAATGACAAgagaagaggggaaaaaaaaaacaagtaatacAACAGTGAGATGATCTATACCCAAAATACACGGAACACCAAAGCACATGTATCCTAAATGAAAGACACAGTAACTCTTTCGTTATTCAGAACGAAGTAAGTGCATTTTTAGTTCCTTCTTTAAATGATGTAATGGTCTTGAGGTTTTCATGATAAGTGGAAGAGTTTTCCAAAGTGAAATAGAAGTGAATGCTACAGTTGGCTTCCCGTAGTTAGTCTGAATTTTGGGTAAAAGAAAATTGTTGTTCATCGTGAACCGAGTAGTGCTATAGATGATGAGATTAGATGATGAGATTAGATGATGAGAAAATGGCTGGCGGAAGTTAGTGATTTATAAGCTTGTAGAAAAAAATACCTAGATTGTATTTAGTGAGTTCAATTATGGTGAGAATGTTATTCTAGCGTAGTAGTCATTTGGCATTGGAGAGACGTGGGCTGCAAGTAATTATTCTTATAGCATGGTTCTGGACAATCTGGACGGACGCAATATGAGTATTGTATGTACTTCCCCAGCATGTTATACCATAAGTGAAATGAGAATGGATGAATGAGTGATAGAGAGACCGCAATGCGGTGCGTGAGAAGTAGGAGCGCATTTTAAGGAGGACGCATATACTATAGGCTATTTATTTTTCGACGTTAGCAATATGACTCTGATATTTTAGGTTACTATCCAGAAGAATCTCTAAAATAGAGGAACTTGGGCGATGAAAGAGGCAGTGAGGACCAACACTAATATGTGGTATTGATTACGCTGATGTGAATTGAATACAATAAATTTGGTTTTAGTAGCATTGATGGATAACATGTTGGTATTACACCACTTTAAAATATTATCTAAATCAGCATTCAAAATATTAACAAGAGATGAGATATCTTTATGCGAGGTGAATTTAGTCGTATCGTTGGCGTACAGAATGCACTGGAATGAAGAAAGACAATTAGGTATAATTGATATAAATCAAAAACAAAAGTGGCCCCAGAATAGAGCCTTAGGGCACACCGATGTTAGTAGTTCGCTGTCGAGAATAAATGCCTGATATAGAAACAACTTGAACTCAGTTATATAAAGTAGCTTTTTATTAGTGAAAGAGCGGGTCCACAGACGCCAATTGACTCGAGTTTAGTGaacagaatattatgatttatACTGTCAAAAGCTTTTCTTGAATCGATGAATACTGAGGCAACTAGAAATCCTTCGTCGATTAACGTTTTTAGCTGATCGGTCAGATGAATAAGCGCCATGTCAGTTGAATGTCCATGGTAGAACCCAAACTAACAAGAAGAGAGGATTTTAAACTTAGGGAGGTATTTTGTTAACCGTGTTTCAATTCGTTTCTCAATTACTTTTCCAAACATCGGCAATATAAAAATGGGTTGGTAGTTATGTAATAAAGATCTGTCGCCTTTCTTTAGTACAGGTATCACTTTGCCATGCTTAAGTTCACGAGGAAATATACCATTTTTAAATAATAAATTAACAATAAATGAAAATATATCATCTATTAGGTGCATGATAGATTTAATCTTAGCTGAATGAATCTTGTCTATTCCAGCACTTGTCAATGTTAAATTATGTATTACAGCAATAATTTCGTCCATTGTAGTAGGAAATAAGAAGTATGAGTGGGGTAAACGACTCATGTGGATAATTTCTGAAGGAGAATTTGAATTATCTGGGAAGAAGAAAGTACTGAAATCCTCAGCTATATCGGAAAGACAATCGTGTTCTATTCCGTGAATTAAAATTCAACGTACCTCGTCTTGCCGCGTGTTTCTATTTAAGAAGAAATTGACAATCTCCCATTTCTTTTTAGCGTTGCTGGTCGCCTGTAAGattctttttttaaaataaaacttttttGCAGCTTTATGTTTGCAGTTAAGAGTATTACATAGGTTCCTGTAACGGGAACGTAATTTCTCGTCAAATGGTTGTTCTTTAGTTTTTCCCATATAAATTATCTCTTTTGCGCATTTCCACTAATAGCTGTTGCGAGATCCACGAATTGTgagaaaaagcaacaatttttttttacatttctctTTGAAGGTGAACTTTCTTAAATGTGATGTAATTAGCGAAATAAATGTTGAAAACGCTTTCTGTGGATCGTTCATTGACTTAATTTCAGACCAACGGCCGTTGCTAACACGGCCGTTGATAAAGATGGCTTCATAACGGCCGTTATGAAGCCATCTTTATCTAAGATATATCTGGTGTGAGAAGAGGTACAAGGGAGTAGATTAGTTTTGAAGCATAAGACGATTGGGTAATGATCACTAATGTCTACGTGCAAATGTGTACAGCACTCTGGAGTTGAAACGCGACATAATGGCTAAGTAATGCGGTTACTTCTGTTTTCGGTATCTAAGTTTGCCTTTTAGTTTGCGAAGTAAGTGTTCAACTTGAACACTTACTTCAGAATAACATTACCTTTAGCCACCAGATTCGTAGCAAGATTACGTGATTACCTCGATCCGCTGTGCATAAGGGTTGTTACACCAAAAGTTTTATATTTGCCTTTTGATTCGTGAGCACTGTACATACATTGCTATTCACCAAGCAGAGGTTACAGCTGTAACCTTCCAACAAATTTTGTTGCAAGGGCATGGACAAATCAAATTTCTCCTGACTTTAATCATTACTGCTGGTCTCCTGTTAGCATCATACTTGATTTTTTAGTACATTGGCAGAATTTTTAACTGCTCCATGCATAATCTGCCTGAACCAGTGATTAAAAGATGTGTTCAGTCAGAATTGTAAACAATGCAAGGTAAGAAAAAGGTATAAAAAGCATAGCGCTACCACAGACATTCTgatctttctttcgtttttgctGTTCCCATTCATTTAAGCTCGAAATGAAAATCTAAAGAAACCAAATGCATGGCACCATGGAACCGGTGGTTGTGCTCTAGCTTACTTGTGGCAGCTTCATTGGCCTGTCCCCTTTCAGGCTTTGCATTTTCGTGACGCTGATGGGACGCAGAGTACAGCATCCTCAACGTTCTAGCTGAAAGcagaaacaaaagaaagcagGTAAGGTAAGGAGAGTGCTTTTCTTTGACTGCAGTAGACAGTAGGAAGATTCCGGGCAAAACTTTTCACTCATACCGTGATACTTTTCTAAGAAGTCAAAGTGCGACAGTGAcatagagggaaaaaaaaactatgagcaAGCATTACGTACAGACGGAATAACACCTGTCTGTAGCGGCGGAGCGCACGGCTATGTCACTTGTCGTTCACAGCTGCTGCCTCGTTTATGCTTGAGTTACAGCAAAAGGTCCTAGCATGCAATATGACTATTTTATGTATCATTACGACGTCGGTCCTTGTATagttcctttaaaaaaaaaaaaaaagaggacagctGACGCGGCCGGCCGGTTGCTCAGACACATGTGATTCCGCCTGTACGACGGTGCGCCGTACTTCCTAGTGCGCTGCAGAAATGAGGGTCATCTCCTCATTTGAACCACTACACATTTTAACGTTTAAGAAGAGGCGTCGAAGCGAATGGATAGGCAGGTCGGAGTGCTTGCTCACTTCTGTCGTGCGCTTCACAACAACTCATGACAGTGACCGTTCGCTGTCATCGACATATGCCGTTCATGCGCCCCAGTGGAGCGAGAGAGTGAAAGCACACGTCTGTAAGACGCGAAAGTGTGCTGGTAAACTATCGGAAGTCATTCCTGTATTCTCGTTCCATAAGTCGTTCATGCATTTCACTCAGCGCGACTACCTTGCAGTATCGAAAGCCTATCAACGAAGCGCAGCAGCATGACCGTGAATGCCACCATGGAACGTACCGTCAGTGGACAGTAGACTCGAAGTGAAACTGAGTGAAACACCACTGATATTACAACTATAAAGCCTCATTACACACGCACTGCTTAAGTTTAAGCCTTCATTTTACGCTTCGTGAAAAGACGCACGCAGAGCGAAGCATAAAAAGCGCAACGGCAGATTTAGGTCGTGAAGGCAACTCACAGTAGACGGCCGACATGCGCTTTTCACAATTCTTCTCCACTTCTCTTTCGGAGGCGAAAATTTTGCTCTGAATGGGGACGTCGTCCGCGAAAGGGTTTGCCCTCTTCATCGCGAATGCACGAAAATACGTCGAAAACGCGCACACAAAGCGAGAAACACACGAACAGTGGTTACAGGGAGCACTATTGCGAAGTTGGCGAAGTACCGAAATTTTCCCGCTCGCGCTATTTTTTCGCCCCATTGGATTTAGTCGGCAGGCTAACCAACTTCTTATCGACTGAAAAATTGGATCGTAAGTCGGATGACGTTGGATTTGCACGCAGCCGCGAAGCCGCACGGTGGCCACACAGAAACCAAACAACTCGGCCCGTGAAACGCCCGTGAATGCGGGCGGTTGCGACGGTGCCCATCAGGCTCGTGTGTATGCGTAGCCGCGTCCGAAATACGCGGTCGATTACCCGCTTTGCCGATTTTACAACTGGCTGGGGGACAGATTTGCGAGTGCAAAGCGCGACGGTGCTTTCCGAGCGGGCAGCGTTGCCGAAACGAGCCTGACAGCCGGCGGGAGAAGAGGGTGTATCCGACGACGGGCTGTCTACCACACCATTGAGCGGATCGTAACCTGCAGCATGTAATCTCGCGCCGTCGGGCCATCGGCTTGCGCTGCAGAGTTCACAACTTGGCTTTGCTCGAAGAAATGAAGAGAAGAGTGGCAGAATTGTCGCGATGAACCCTGTCCAGTCTCCAGGATGAGTTTGAAGGCCTTCGACTTGGTTCCGCTTAGCGAACGTGTATCGACTGGTGCAGCGACAACCGAGGTATTCTGCTGAACGCCGAACAGCGCTTTCGAACTGTTCACGCCCGCTTAAAGCAACCTTCCCCACTCTCAGACCACCCGTACACTTTGCTGGCGTGCGGGCGTGAATGATGTGCAGAGTGGTGTTGTTTTGTCAGGTGAACGCCGGCCGGTACATGTTGCGTACAAGCGAACGTAGCATTGTCCGGCCGTGTAAACATAAATGAAACTCCGAACTAGCACGGCTTTCGTACCATATCGTTCGGGATGTACGGGCCTGCCTTACACATACAGCCAATTTTTGCTGAGATGAAAGATTAACAGCGATTGGTTCCACGTTTTTCTGTgctaaaaaaaaatagagagaaccGATCGCAAAGTGCTGTTAAAAACACGAGCTGTTGATTGAACAGTGATCAATTTCGATGGATTATGTACACTCCTTCAGTGCCATTAAGGTGTCTCAGAGTACTTGAGATTTGTTTGCTTAGGAACGCATTCATTCATCTACACTGGGCTGTGATGCAGTTAAGACAATAATCACTGTTTGCATGAAATTTCTTCCGATGTTGCACACCACACAGCAACCATACATTGATTACATTAAGGA
This genomic interval from Rhipicephalus microplus isolate Deutch F79 chromosome 10, USDA_Rmic, whole genome shotgun sequence contains the following:
- the LOC119181050 gene encoding uncharacterized protein LOC119181050, with product MGRKNSASGKISVLRQLRNSAPCNHCSCVSRFVCAFSTYFRAFAMKRANPFADDVPIQSKIFASEREVEKNCEKRMSAVYSRTLRMLYSASHQRHENAKPERGQANEAATMDTQPQQCGACHRNCTTKTSCTFCDRPSCDSCTRMCASCEKPYCTLCSVLRYTQQGEYATCLSCGN